A region of Lycium barbarum isolate Lr01 chromosome 1, ASM1917538v2, whole genome shotgun sequence DNA encodes the following proteins:
- the LOC132604592 gene encoding transcription factor MYB14-like, whose amino-acid sequence MNYVKKGAWSPEEDQKLISYIQKYRFWNWSQMPKFAGLSRTGKSCRLRWLNYLRPDLKRGPFTLEETQTVIRMYHSLGNRWSAIAKELPGRTDNEIKNFYHTHLKKQLGTKVNHDQVKPKAIRSKKAQKAKQMKTPLLATCPMQGSASISREFFYFTKSSSSEISFDENYQISDFLEMLDQDNDVTSVVNQVENIVILESNPDTSSNLDFYIKDSMNVSVHSSNVDFWLEAYMAADNVKI is encoded by the exons ATGAACTATGTCAAGAAGGGGGCATGGTCTCCTGAGGAAGACCAAAAATTGATCTCTTATATCCAGAAATATCGTTTTTGGAACTGGAGCCAAATGCCCAAATTTGCAG GGCTATCAAGAACTGGAAAGAGTTGCAGATTAAGGTGGCTCAACTACCTGAGGCCTGATCTAAAGAGAGGACCTTTTACCTTGGAAGAAACTCAAACTGTGATCAGAATGTATCATTCACTTGGTAACAG GTGGTCAGCTATAGCTAAAGAACTGCCCGGAAGAACTGATAACGAAATCAAGAATTTCTACCACACACATTTAAAGAAGCAGCTGGGGACAAAGGTTAATCATGATCAAGTGAAACCTAAGGCAATAAGATCCAAAAAGGCCCAGAAAGCTAAACAAATGAAGACGCCTTTATTAGCTACTTGTCCAATGCAAGGTTCTGCCAGTATTTCTCGTGAATTTTTTTATTTCACCAAGTCCTCCTCTAGTGAGATCTCATTTGATGAAAACTACCAAATATCGGATTTCTTAGAAATGTTGGATCAAGACAACGATGTTACTTCAGTTGTCAATCAAGTTGAAAACATAGTTATATTGGAAAGCAATCCAGACACATCCTCGAATCTTGATTTTTACATAAAAGATTCCATGAATGTGAGTGTTCATTCGTCTAACGTGGATTTCTGGTTGGAGGCATATATGGCAGCAGACAATGTGAAGATCTAG